CCGCCGCAGGTTTTGAAATTTTAACCGCTGCCCGAGTGTAAAATTAAGGCTTAATTAATCATAACGCCCCGAATGGTTTTAAACCATTCGGGCAAAAACCTCCCAACAGCGGCGGGCTTTATGCCCGTCGGGACGTTCGTCGGAATTCGACAGGTATAAAACCTGTCGCTATTGAGAACGTGCAGCACAAGAAACATCTTTTTTGTTTTTTGCCACGAAGTCGCAAAGCCACAAAGTTTCCTAATTCATCTCCGTTTTGCGTCTTAGTGCCTTCGTGGCGTAATAAATAAGTCGCTGTCCTCCGAATGGTTTTATACCATTCGGGGCTGAATCCAACCAACAGCGGCGGGCTTTATGCCCGTCGGGACGTTCGTCGGAATTCGACAGGTATAAAACCTGTCGCTATTGAGAACGTGCAGCGCAAGAAGCATCTTTTTTGTTTTTTGCCACAAAGTCGCAAAGCCACAAAGTTTCCTAAATTCATATCCGTTTTGCGACTTAGTGCCTTCGTGGCACAATAAATAAATCGCTGCCTCCCGAATGGTTTAAAACCATTCGGGGTTGAATCCAACCAACAGCGGCGGGCTTTATGCCCGTCGGGAAAACGGAATGCCGCCGGGGTTATTTCAATCCGTCGAAAAACTTGTTTTTCTTTATGTTACGTAAAATAAAACAGGTAAAAATGCGTACATGATTTAATTCCCCTTACTTTATATTTGATTTACCTAACTAAACGTACTACCGTATGAATCCCTCTGTTATTGCCATTATTATTGTGGCCGCCATGTGGTTAGCCGCCATCTTCCTATCACTAAAAACCACTATTATTAAAGACATTAGTGATAGCCCTAACAAGCCCTACAGCTTTTCGCGCACGCAACTGCTGTGGTGGACACTTCTTATTGCCTCGTGTTTTATACTCGGGTTTGCCTACAACGAAAACCTACCCGCCATTAATAACACAGCCCTTGCCTTGTTAGGTATAGGACTAGGCACTACTACCCTTGCCCGTGTGGTGGATAATAACCAAGTAAATCAATCAAGCACCAATAATATTGTGCGCCATCAAAACCAAGCATCGCAAGGCTTTTTTACCGATTTGTTATCAGACGATACCGGCATTAGTGTTCACCGTTTTCAATCGTTTGTATTTAATGTGATTTTTGGGATAGCCTATATTACCGATTTTTTTAACCTTAATTATATCTTACCTACGTACGACAATCAACAGTTATTATTATTGGGTATTAGCTCGGGCGCATACGTAGCTTTGAAAATGAACGAAAACGGAATAAGCGGGGGGACTCAACAAGCTGCCAACCAGGCAAGTCCTGCGGTTCCGCCTACTGTACAACCAAACTACACCCCACCTGCTAACACATTTCAACCTACTCCGTCTGTTCCCCCCGTACAACCCACCACACCTACAGACCCTACTACTCCGCCAAGTAATTAGTTTTTATTGTTTTATAGATAAATTAACCCAAAGCCCCGCCAATGTGCGGGGTTTTTAGTTAATTTGCTTTACCATAAAACTATGAATCCTAAACGCATAAATATTACCAGCGGTGCCCCTTGGGAAGATATTGTAGGATATTGCCGTGCTGTGAGAATAGGAAATACTATTGAAGTGGCAGGCACTACAGCCGTTGATGAGAACGGAGTTACAGTAGGTATTGGTGATATGTACGCGCAAACCCGTTTTATTCTGCAAAAAATTGAGAAGGCATTACAGCAAGCAGGTGCAACCATGAGTGATGTAGTGCGCACTCGAATGTTTGTAACCGATATAAACCGTTGGGAAGAGGCGGGAGAAGCACACGGGGAGTTTTTTAAACACATAAAACCTGCTGCCACTATGGTGGAGGTGAGCGCACTCATAAACCCCGAATTACTAATTGAAATTGAAGTATCTGCAATAATTATTGATAATTAAATGGAAAACTATGAAGGCTTTTTTGAAGCCAATCGTGAGTTGTGGAATAAACGCACTACTGTGCACAAAGACACTGACTTTTATGATGTAAAGGGCTTTTTAGAAGGCCGTAATGTTTTAACCCCTATCGAGATGGCTGAAATTGCCAATGAAGTGAGTGGCAAAAGCCTTCTACACTTGCAGTGTCATTTCGGGATGGATACCTTGTGTTTTGCCCGTTTGGGAGCAGAAGTTACCGGGGTTGATTTATCAGACGAGGCTATTACTGAGGCACAACAACTGGCCGAAAAAGCAAGTATAAAAGCTGATTTTGTTTGTTGCAATGTGTACGATACCCGCCAACACATCAGCAAAACGTTTGATATTGTTTTTACTTCGTACGGCACCATTGGCTGGCTGCCCGATTTGAATAAATGGGCAAAAGTAATCGCTGAAAGCCTCAATAAAGGTGGTGTATTTTATATGGCCGATTTTCACCCTGTGTTATGGATGTTTGATGACGAGATGAAGTCTTTCAAATACCCGTATTATAACAAAGAAGTGATTATAACAACCAGCCAGGGTACTTATGCCGATACTACCGCTGATATAGGTAAAAAGGAATATGGCTGGAATCATAGCATCAGTGAAATATTAAATGCTTTAATAACTAACGGGCTGGAAATACAAGTTTTTAACGAGCATTATTATTCGCCTTACAACTGCTTCCAAAACACGGTAGAAATAGCTCCTGACCGCTGGCAAATAAAAGGTCTTGAGGGAATTATCCCGATGGTGTACTCGATTCGAGCTGTTAAGAAATAATAGTATGTCCCGCAAAATCATCATAGAAACACCTCGGCTATGCCTGTACGAGTTTACAGAGTCTGATGCTCCTGATTTTTATGAGTTGAACGCTGACCCTGAGGTAATGCGCTATACAGGCGACAAGGCTTTTGCAACTGTTGAGGAAGCAAGGGATTTGGTGCGCAATTACAAACAATATGAGCTGCGCGGGTATGGTAGGTGGACGATGATACACAAGCAAACGGGAGAGTTTATCGGCTGGTGCGGCCTGCGCTATTTTGAGGATTGGCAAGAAACTGACATTGGTTATCGCCTGCACCGCAGGTTTTGGAACCAAGGGTATGCCACTGAGGCAGGCAAAGCCTGTATTGAATATGGCTTTAATCAACTGAGCCTCCCACGCATTATCGGACGTGCACGAAAAGATAATCTTGCATCTATTAGAGTGTTGGAAAAACTGGGTCTTGCATTTGAAAAATTATACGAGGAAAATGGCGAAATAAATGTTTTATTTGCCGTCCATATCCATCAGCTCCGGCAATAAAGTGCGCCTTGATTTTAGTATATCCTCCGGTAGACCGGTTTCCGATAAATTTATCGAGCTGGGTTTATCTTCGTTTGCCAAAGCTGCGCAATACGTACAGCAATTGCCCTACAAACGTAATAGCAATAAAACAGATATATTAAGTCCGCTTAAAGAGCAGCGGGGTACTTGCAGTACCAAACACGCTTTGTTGGCGCAACTTGCATTTGAAAACAAGCACGCCGACGTTGTATTAAAACTGGGCATTTTTAGAATGGGTGCTAAATACTCTCCCGCTGTGGGTAAAGTACTTAGTAAATACGGACTGGAGTTTATTCCCGAAGCGCATAATTACCTGTGCTACAAAGGGCAGGTGTTTGATTTTACAACTCCTGATGCTTCACCCGATAAGTTTTTTGACGACCTGATTGTAGAGATTACTATCGACCCAAACGAAATCACTGATTTCAAAGTTTCGTACCACAAAGAGTTGCTCCAAAAGTGGATTACCTACACTCCCCTATCATTCACACTGGATGAACTTTGGAAAATCCGCGAAGAGTGCATTGTCGCATTATCAACCAACTGATTACACCTTAATTTCATCGGAAAAAAACATTGCTAATTACGCAAGGTTGTTATTTTTGCTATCAGTAGTATAAGAAATATGAAAACCAACCACGAGATAGATTACAAAATTTACGGCGAAGAAATGCAGTTTGTTGAGGTGGAACTTGACCCCCAAGAAACGGTTGTAGCCGAAGCCGGCAGCTTTATGATGATGAAGGACGGCATAAAAATGGAAACCATTTTTGGTGACGGAACTCAGCAACAACAAGGCTTTATGGGCAAATTGTTTAGCGCAGGTAAACGCCTTATAACGGGCGAAAGCCTTTTTATGACTGCTTACACCAACTTGGGAAACACAAAAAACCACGTGTCGTTTGCAGCTCCGTATGCGGGTAAAATCATCCCTCTTGACTTGTATGAGTTAGGCGGTAAAATTGTGTGCCAAAAAGATGCGTTTTTGTGCGCAGCTAAAGGAGTATCGGTAGGTATTGAGTTTCAGCGTAAACTAGGTACCGGCTTGTTTGGCGGCGAAGGCTTTATTATGCAAAAGCTTGAGGGCGATGGTGTGGCTTTTGTGCACGCAGGCGGTATGGTGATTGAAAAAGAACTGATGCCCGGCGAAGCACTTAAAATAGATACCGGTTGTATTGTAGCCTTTACATCTGGTGTTGACTACGACATCCAATTTGTAGGTGGTGTTAAAAATACCATATTTGGTGGCGAGGGCTTGTTTTTTGCAGTGCTGCGCGGCCCCGGCAAAGTATGGATACAATCATTGCCTATCAGCCGTTTGGCCAGCCGCATTTTGCAATACGGCGGTGCCAGACGCAAAGAAGAAGGCAGCCTTTTGGGCGGTCTTGGCAACTTGCTTGATGGTGATTAATAATTATCGCACCCTAATTAATACGAAGGCGGTTTATAACAAACCGCCTTTTTCATTTTCAATGGACGTACTGATAACTAACTTGCACTACTATTTATAAAACTATGAAGAAGTTCTTTTTGACTTTGATACTAAAACTGGGTTTGAAGCCCGGACAAAAAACGGTGGCCCGACAGCTAAGACAACCCAGCGGAAAGCTTGGCGTTGCAGTGGGCAATAAAATGAATATAGGCAATGCCTCCTTGTACGATTGGGTACTTGAGCAAATGAACATTGCTGATAACAGCCGCTTACTGGAAATTGGCTACGGAAACGGCAATCTGTTTACCAAAGTATTTGCCCAAGCAAACAACCTGCACATTACCGGGTTGGATTTTTCAGAAGAGATGTACAAACAAGCGGTTAAAAACTGCCAAGCACAGATACAGCAAAACCAACTTGATTTGCACTTTGGCAGCAGTGATGCCATGCCCTTTGCCGATAATAGTTTTGATGCTGTGTATTGCTGTAACGTAGTGTATTTCTGGGAAAACCCGCAAGCTCATCTTGCTGAAGTTTACAGGGTACTAAAACCGGGCGGTAAATTTTTTGCCGGAATACGCACCAAACAAACCATGCTACTAATGCCTTTTACCCAATACGGATTTGCCCTTCGCGAAAACCACGAGTGGGAAGACGTAATAAAGCAAAGCCCTTTAACATTGGTGAGTATGCCCTTGGGACATGAACCCGAAATGAGCATGAATGCTAAGCAATTTACCCCTGAGTGTGCTTGTATTATTGCACAAAAAGCAGGGTAATATCCTATATTGCAGGATACACTTATTCGACCTCTAATCAAAAAAATTATATGAAATTAAAAGTAATAACCCTGTCGTTAGCTATTGTAGCATTGGCAGCTTGCAAACAAAAAAACGAAAAAAACCACGAAGGACACCACGGCGATAGCCCTGTCGCACAAACTCCTGCCGCTGAAAACACCGCTACTACCAGTGAAAAAAAAGGAGTGTTTTTTGTGAACATTAAAGAAGGTGATATGGTAAAATCGCCGGTGATTGTTCAAATGGGCATCAATGGTATGGAAGTAGAGCCTGCGGGTGTGAAAAACGAAGGCAAAGGCCATCACCACATTATTATTGACGGTGCTGAAATTGAAACCGGACGTCCTGTGGCTAAAAACGCTACCCACATTCACTACGGTCAAGGACAAACTTCGGATACGTTAGAACTAACCCCCGGTACGCACAAATTGACCTTGCAATTTGCGGATGGCTTGCACCAATCTTATGGCCCTGAATGGAGCAATACTATTACAATAGTGGTAGAGAAATAAGAACCATTTACCCCAATTTATACAGCCCCGTTACCAATGCAGGTAGCGGGGCTTTTTTACGTGTTTTTACGTAGAAATTATCAGTAGTTGTTATTAATACGTTTTTTTTATGATAAGGTAGTTTTGATTAATAAAAACTACTATTATGAAAAGAATTTTATTTTGCATGCTCCTAATATTATTCCAAAAAGCCCCTGGATACTGTCAAATAAGTAATCAAGGCAAAAATAGTGATAGCACAAATCAGGCTGATTCATTGCAAGACGAAAACAGTAAAAACTATTATAGCCAAGATAATATTAAAAAAATAATCCAGCAAATTCTTGATGAAGAGAATGAATCAAATACTGGACTATTTAGGCTTGAACGAACAAGTAAAAAAGTACCATTGATAAAAGATTATATTAACGTTATCGATACTATTACTATAATTAATATTGACCTTGCTATTTCGGATGGTTTTATTCAAGACATAAGTATTACGGCTGCAGCAGATGGAGGAAAAGACACATTACATTTTAAAAACAAAGTATTAATCTCATTGTTATTTTTCTCACAGAGCTTAAATGATAGAATAGGTATAATTGGGAAAACTACCAACTCTAAGCTTAAAGGCTGCTTTATTAGATTAGGTGATGTCATTGGATATTATCCAAATGTTGGAAAAAATTTCATTCCTGATGACCAAATAATACACCTTGATAATTCAAATACTCAAGTACAACTTAGTAAAAAAATATCTTTAAATTACTTGTTTGATATACGAGTATATTCTGACGTGCTAGGTACATTTTTCAATCAACCGAACGGAATTGCAAATACTGAAGGGAGTTTGAAAATTGTTACGAATACAAACAATATAAATGACTCAAGGTTTGTTGCACTGAATTATTTAAAACCATACTTTGGCGTAAGTAAGTTTGACAATAGCTTTGGAGTAACAGCTACGGATACGCTATTAAATCGTATCGGCAGACAAAATTTACTGCAACGCTCTTGGCTGAATTACGGTTTAAGTCTTAATCTTTTTAAATATTGGTTCACGGGTGCCTCGAGATATGATGCTCTCGGGGTTAATATCGGACACAATGGATACTTATCTCGGGTTGTGAATAGGCCATCAGACACTAGTAATGTATTAATAAATAACTGGTACGCTGAGCTGTTTTTTGAATTTAAAGTAAATGATTTTTTTGGAATTGACATTTGTAGTAGATTATTATCTTCAAACATACCAAACATTCAAAATGTGAATAATAATAAATCAAGATTATTATTTAACCCTAAAGTGGAATTGTATTATAAACAACCCAAAAAACAAAGTCGTTTATACTTAAGGTTCAATTCTTTTATTGATGACAAAGAACGGGATAATGGCTTCTTCCAATTACAGTTAGGATATTCAAAAAATCTCAATGAAATTATCGAAGACTAATCTAAAAAAATAATAAAAAAAATCCCCGCCAAAATTGGCGGGGATTTTTTGTTTATAGTGATATGCTGAAACAAGTTCAGCATTGGGATTAATACATACCGTCCATACCGCCGGGCATACCGCCACCGTGAGCAGCTGGTTTTTCTTCTTTTTCTTCAGCAAGTATGCACTCAGTAGTCAAAATCATGCTGGCTACAGAAGCTGCATTTTGCAAAGCAACGCGGCTCACTTTAGTTGGGTCGATAACACCTGCTGCAATCAAGTTTTCATACTTTTCAGTGCGGGCGTTAAAGCCAAAGTCAGCAGTGCCTTCTTTTACTTTATTTACTACTACTGAACCTTCGCCACCTGCGTTAGCAACAATCTGACGTAAAGGCTCTTCGATAGAACGACGGATGATATGGATACCCGTATTTTCGTCATCATTGGCTCCTGTTAGGTTTGCCAATGACTCAATAGCGCGGATATAAGCCACACCACCACCTGCAACGATACCTTCTTCTACCGCAGCGCGAGTAGCGTGCAAAGCATCATCCACACGGTCTTTTTTCTCTTTCATTTCTACCTCAGTAGCAGCACCGATGTAAAGAACAGCAACACCGCCGGCCAATTTAGCCAAACGCTCTTGCAATTTTTCTTTATCGTAATCGCTGGTGGTAGATTCGATTTGAGATTTAATTTGGTTGATACGGGCAGAGATATTTTCTTTTTCGCCGGCACCGTTGATAATGGTAGTATTATCTTTATCAATGCTGATTTTCTCAGCCCTACCTAATTGTTCCAAGGTAGCGTTTTCAAGTTTCCAGCCTTGCTCTTCGCTGATAACATAACCACCTGTAAGGATAGCAATGTCTTCTAGCATAGCCTTGCGGCGGTCGCCAAAGCCCGGAGCTTTTACAGCAGCAATTTTCAATGAACCGCGCAATTTGTTCACCACCAAAGTAGCCAACGCTTCGCCGTCCAAATCTTCAGCAATAATTACCAAAGGCTTGCCGGTTTGCACCACTTGCTCCAAAATGGGCAGTATTTCTTTCATGCTGCTTATTTTCTTATCGTAAATAAGGATGAAAGGTGATTCCAATTCGGCAATCATTTTCTCAGTGTTGGTAACAAAGTATGCCGATAGGTAACCGCGGTCAAACTGCATACCTTCTACAGTTTTCACTTCAGTTTCAGTACCTTTAGCTTCTTCAACTGTAATCACACCTTCTTTGCCAACTTTAGCCATTGCATCAGCAATAAGTTTACCGATTACTTCGTCGTTGTTGGCAGAAATAGTAGCTACTTGCTCAATTTTGCTGTTATCAGCACCCACTTCTTGTGATTGGCTCTTAAGGTTATTGATGATAGCTTCAACAGCTTTATCAATACCGCGTTTCAAATCCATTGGGTTTGCACCTGCAGCCACGTTTTTCAAACCGGCTGTTACAATGGCTTGTGCCAATACGGTAGCAGTAGTAGTACCATCACCTGCAATATCAGCAGTTTTGCTGGCTACTTCTTTTACCATTTGGGCACCCATGTTTTCAATAGGGTCTTGCAATTCAATTTCTTTAGCAACAGTAACACCGTCTTTGGTTACTGCGGGCGAGCCGAATTTTTTGTCGATAACAACGTTGCGGCCTTTAGGACCAAGGGTCACTTTTACTGCATTTGCCAATGCATCAACGCCACGCTTCAAACCATCGCGTGCATCTACACTATATTGAATTTTCTTTGCCATATTTTTATAGTTTTATATTCTTACGGGTTGATTGATGATTGATTAAAGAATAGCGAAAATGTCGCTTTCACGCATAATAAGGTAATCTTTACCTTCTACACTTATTTCAGTACCGGCGTATTTACCGTACAATACAACATCACCGGCTTTAACGGCGGGTTTGTTTCCTTTCTCATCCACTTCACTAACTGATACCACGGTGCCTCTTTGGGGCTTTTCTTTGGCTGAATCGGGGATGATGATGCCTGATGCGGTTTTAGTCTCTGCGGGTGCAGGCTCAACAACAACTCTATTTTGAGTTCCTGCTACTGGTTTTAGTGTCATAGATATAATTACTTTTATTTTTAAAGTTTAAGTTGTACTGCCTCACTTGCCACTTTTATGCCAATCCGTTTTTTGTGACAGCTTTGCAAAAATACTGACAGAATGACAAATTAGCTCTCTATTGTATATTTTTTTTGCTGACAGTTCAACCTGTCAAACAAATTAAAAGACAGATTATCAATAACATGAAAATTTTTCACCCACACTTTTGTCGATAATTGACTCGCCCGATAAACGTTTCTATCTCATTTATCTTCTATTACAATATCATCTAAACCAATTGTTATATGAGAGGCTTAAATAAACTAATTCATGCTGCTGCTCTTATTACTATCTTATGTGTTATAAGCTGTAAAAAGACCGACCCCATCGAAAACACTCCATCACCCGACACAAATACAAATGTCCCCTCAAACAATTATAACCCGCCTGCGGTAACGTTTTTAGCGCCTGTGCAGGGCTTTGTTACTGACGATGCTAACAACCCTGTTAGCGGGGTTGAAGTGAAAACGGGCAATAAGACTGCTACTACTGATATTAACGGATATTTTAAAATTGATAACGCTCCATTTACCGGTGATTTTTGCTACTTAAGGGCTTCAAAAAAAGGGTTCTTTACTGGTTCAACTACTATACATGGTAAAGCGGGAAGTGATTTTGCCGCTGATTTGGTAATACAACCCCAACAATACATTGCTTCTTTTCCTGCTGTACAGGGTAACACCGTAGCATTACAAGGAGGCAGTAGTGTTGTTTTTCCGGCCAACGGGTTTGTTACTTCAACAGGGGCTGCTTATACAGGCAATGTAAACATAGCTGCGGTGCATCTTAACCCTGAAGCGAAGAATTTTAGCAGCTTGATACCCGGCGGTGATTTGCGTGCTTTTGATGCCAACAACCAAAACGTGCAACTGTTTTCGTACGGTATGCTGAATGTAGAAATGCGGGACGATGCAGGCAATTTGCTACAATTGGCAAAAGGTAAGAAGGCTACACTTACCATGCCTGTACCACAAACCTTACTATCAAATGCTCCAACTACTATACCGCTATGGTATTTTGACGATGTAAAAGGGATTTGGATTGAGGAGGGCAGTGCCACTATGCAGGGCAATAATTATGTAGGAACTGTGGCACATTTTACTGCTTGGAATTGGGATCAACCATTTCCACCCTCGATGATAAAAGGAAAAGTAGTAGATGACGCCGGAAACCCTGTTCAGCATATCGTTTTAAAAGTTAACCAAACTTATGTTACTACTGATAGCAAAGGTGAATTTAAAGTACTTGTGATAGCAGGTTCTGACGTAACTATTGATTATTTGGATAAAATAAATGAAACATTTTTTGGTGTAAACATTAAAGCTAAAGCTCCACAAGAGAATGAAACTTTAGACTTAGGTAAAATCGTTTTCAGCGCAGGCACTCAAATAACAACAACGGTAAAAAACTGTGATGGTTCGGTGTTTACAGGATATGCCCTTTTAAGGTTTGGCAATCTTAACAAAAACCTCCCTATATCAAATTCAAAATGTACGTTTAACATCTCCACACTAGGAGTTGGTGATGCGGAGTTAATTTTTTTCTCTAGCGACCTTGTAAATCAACAATCAAAAAAGTTCACCGTCCCCACTACTCCTTCGAAAAAAGACTTAGGTGAAGTTTTTGTTTGTGCTGGCAATAACTTGATAGAATATTTCTCTTTTACTTACCAAAAAATCGGTGGCGAACCAGTTAGGGTACGTATATTTACTCCTGCATTGTCATTTTATGAATATAAAATTCCTGATAAATTATCTTGGATTGAGATGACAAACGGAATAGATACACCACAGGGCATGTCAATACGTGTTCATTCAGAAAAT
Above is a window of Bacteroidota bacterium DNA encoding:
- a CDS encoding RidA family protein — translated: MNPKRINITSGAPWEDIVGYCRAVRIGNTIEVAGTTAVDENGVTVGIGDMYAQTRFILQKIEKALQQAGATMSDVVRTRMFVTDINRWEEAGEAHGEFFKHIKPAATMVEVSALINPELLIEIEVSAIIIDN
- a CDS encoding class I SAM-dependent methyltransferase, whose protein sequence is MENYEGFFEANRELWNKRTTVHKDTDFYDVKGFLEGRNVLTPIEMAEIANEVSGKSLLHLQCHFGMDTLCFARLGAEVTGVDLSDEAITEAQQLAEKASIKADFVCCNVYDTRQHISKTFDIVFTSYGTIGWLPDLNKWAKVIAESLNKGGVFYMADFHPVLWMFDDEMKSFKYPYYNKEVIITTSQGTYADTTADIGKKEYGWNHSISEILNALITNGLEIQVFNEHYYSPYNCFQNTVEIAPDRWQIKGLEGIIPMVYSIRAVKK
- a CDS encoding GNAT family N-acetyltransferase, giving the protein MSRKIIIETPRLCLYEFTESDAPDFYELNADPEVMRYTGDKAFATVEEARDLVRNYKQYELRGYGRWTMIHKQTGEFIGWCGLRYFEDWQETDIGYRLHRRFWNQGYATEAGKACIEYGFNQLSLPRIIGRARKDNLASIRVLEKLGLAFEKLYEENGEINVLFAVHIHQLRQ
- the groL gene encoding chaperonin GroEL gives rise to the protein MAKKIQYSVDARDGLKRGVDALANAVKVTLGPKGRNVVIDKKFGSPAVTKDGVTVAKEIELQDPIENMGAQMVKEVASKTADIAGDGTTTATVLAQAIVTAGLKNVAAGANPMDLKRGIDKAVEAIINNLKSQSQEVGADNSKIEQVATISANNDEVIGKLIADAMAKVGKEGVITVEEAKGTETEVKTVEGMQFDRGYLSAYFVTNTEKMIAELESPFILIYDKKISSMKEILPILEQVVQTGKPLVIIAEDLDGEALATLVVNKLRGSLKIAAVKAPGFGDRRKAMLEDIAILTGGYVISEEQGWKLENATLEQLGRAEKISIDKDNTTIINGAGEKENISARINQIKSQIESTTSDYDKEKLQERLAKLAGGVAVLYIGAATEVEMKEKKDRVDDALHATRAAVEEGIVAGGGVAYIRAIESLANLTGANDDENTGIHIIRRSIEEPLRQIVANAGGEGSVVVNKVKEGTADFGFNARTEKYENLIAAGVIDPTKVSRVALQNAASVASMILTTECILAEEKEEKPAAHGGGMPGGMDGMY
- a CDS encoding class I SAM-dependent methyltransferase, producing the protein MKKFFLTLILKLGLKPGQKTVARQLRQPSGKLGVAVGNKMNIGNASLYDWVLEQMNIADNSRLLEIGYGNGNLFTKVFAQANNLHITGLDFSEEMYKQAVKNCQAQIQQNQLDLHFGSSDAMPFADNSFDAVYCCNVVYFWENPQAHLAEVYRVLKPGGKFFAGIRTKQTMLLMPFTQYGFALRENHEWEDVIKQSPLTLVSMPLGHEPEMSMNAKQFTPECACIIAQKAG
- a CDS encoding carboxypeptidase regulatory-like domain-containing protein, which encodes MRGLNKLIHAAALITILCVISCKKTDPIENTPSPDTNTNVPSNNYNPPAVTFLAPVQGFVTDDANNPVSGVEVKTGNKTATTDINGYFKIDNAPFTGDFCYLRASKKGFFTGSTTIHGKAGSDFAADLVIQPQQYIASFPAVQGNTVALQGGSSVVFPANGFVTSTGAAYTGNVNIAAVHLNPEAKNFSSLIPGGDLRAFDANNQNVQLFSYGMLNVEMRDDAGNLLQLAKGKKATLTMPVPQTLLSNAPTTIPLWYFDDVKGIWIEEGSATMQGNNYVGTVAHFTAWNWDQPFPPSMIKGKVVDDAGNPVQHIVLKVNQTYVTTDSKGEFKVLVIAGSDVTIDYLDKINETFFGVNIKAKAPQENETLDLGKIVFSAGTQITTTVKNCDGSVFTGYALLRFGNLNKNLPISNSKCTFNISTLGVGDAELIFFSSDLVNQQSKKFTVPTTPSKKDLGEVFVCAGNNLIEYFSFTYQKIGGEPVRVRIFTPALSFYEYKIPDKLSWIEMTNGIDTPQGMSIRVHSENKPGTYTITSQDPSSSFYYSGVDENNTSIILLSNNMTITFTEFRERFGGAWNLVSGTFSGTAKLGSEDVVITNGSFRTKGL
- a CDS encoding co-chaperone GroES, producing MTLKPVAGTQNRVVVEPAPAETKTASGIIIPDSAKEKPQRGTVVSVSEVDEKGNKPAVKAGDVVLYGKYAGTEISVEGKDYLIMRESDIFAIL
- a CDS encoding TIGR00266 family protein; the encoded protein is MKTNHEIDYKIYGEEMQFVEVELDPQETVVAEAGSFMMMKDGIKMETIFGDGTQQQQGFMGKLFSAGKRLITGESLFMTAYTNLGNTKNHVSFAAPYAGKIIPLDLYELGGKIVCQKDAFLCAAKGVSVGIEFQRKLGTGLFGGEGFIMQKLEGDGVAFVHAGGMVIEKELMPGEALKIDTGCIVAFTSGVDYDIQFVGGVKNTIFGGEGLFFAVLRGPGKVWIQSLPISRLASRILQYGGARRKEEGSLLGGLGNLLDGD
- a CDS encoding DUF4399 domain-containing protein, which codes for MKLKVITLSLAIVALAACKQKNEKNHEGHHGDSPVAQTPAAENTATTSEKKGVFFVNIKEGDMVKSPVIVQMGINGMEVEPAGVKNEGKGHHHIIIDGAEIETGRPVAKNATHIHYGQGQTSDTLELTPGTHKLTLQFADGLHQSYGPEWSNTITIVVEK